The Candidatus Sulfotelmatobacter sp. region GGAAGAGTCGTGGCGGGTGCATACGACGGGTTCTCCCGTGATCGATTCGATCTTATCGATGGAGGCGATACCGAGGGAGGAACTGGAAGCGGAAATTGGACTGGACCTGTCGCAAACCCTTCTGATCACCTACCATCCGGTAACGCTGGAACAGAATCCCGCGGAGCATATCTCTGCGCTGCTGGCAGCGGTCTCGGCACCGGGCTACTCGCTGTTGTTTACGCACTCCAACGCGGATCCGCATCGCTCCGAGATTGTCGCCAGCATAGAAAAGTTTGTCGCGAAGACCCCGAACGCTCGGCTGGTGAAAAATCTTGGCCATCGTACGTACCACAGCGTGCAAAGACATGTCGCGGCCATGGTGGGAAATTCCAGCAGCGGCATCATCGAGGCCGCAAGTTTTCGCCTGCCCGTCGTGAATATAGGAATTCGTCAAGAGGGCCGCGTCCGGTCTGCCAATGTGATCGACGTCGGAAACTCGCCGGAAGAGATCGCGCGCGGGATTGAGAAAGCCGTGAGTTCCGAGTTTCGAAAGTCGCTCGCGAACATGCAGAATTTGTATGGAGATGGCTGTGCTGCGGAGAGAATTGTATCGGTGTTGAAGAAAACCGAGATTGGGCCGAAGTTACTGATCAAGAAATTTGCCGACCACCGGGTAGAATGAGCCGCATGACTGAGCCTGCAAAACTGGTGATTCTCGGCGCTGGCGGCCTGGGCCGGGAAGTCCTGGCCACGGTAAGAGCGTGCAACGAAGCCGGCCGGCAATGGGATGTCTTGGGTTTCTTGGACGCGGATGAAAAGCTTGCCGGGAAGAAAGTGGGAGGAGTCCCGGTCCTCGGCGGGGACGACTGGTATCGAAACAATCAGTACGAATCGTTGCGATTTGTTTGCGCGATCGGAAAGCCCGAAGTGCGATCCAGAGTCGTTGAAACGATGTCAGCGGTGAAATCAAAATTTGTTTCGGTCGTTCATCCGGCCGTTCAAGTTGCAGAATCGGTCGCAATCGG contains the following coding sequences:
- the neuC gene encoding UDP-N-acetylglucosamine 2-epimerase, whose translation is MTLRVAVVTVGRSDYGIYFPVLRLLQADPQFELQLIVAAAHFDPTQGSTVQEMENDGFAIAARVPMRLPGDSRQDAAVAIGAGVQEFATAYGELRSDIILLLGDRYEMLSAAVAALPCRIPIGHIHGGELTFGAIDDAIRHCITKLSHVHFAATAEYARRIEQLGEESWRVHTTGSPVIDSILSMEAIPREELEAEIGLDLSQTLLITYHPVTLEQNPAEHISALLAAVSAPGYSLLFTHSNADPHRSEIVASIEKFVAKTPNARLVKNLGHRTYHSVQRHVAAMVGNSSSGIIEAASFRLPVVNIGIRQEGRVRSANVIDVGNSPEEIARGIEKAVSSEFRKSLANMQNLYGDGCAAERIVSVLKKTEIGPKLLIKKFADHRVE
- a CDS encoding acetyltransferase, translated to MTEPAKLVILGAGGLGREVLATVRACNEAGRQWDVLGFLDADEKLAGKKVGGVPVLGGDDWYRNNQYESLRFVCAIGKPEVRSRVVETMSAVKSKFVSVVHPAVQVAESVAIGAGTVIMAGTQFTADIRIGSHVVIYLNCSITHDVCVGDFCVIPSGCNLSGGAILETGVLLGSGVSVLPRRRIGAWATIGAGSVVVKDIPPKSTAMGAPCRVIEQRPGS